Genomic segment of Populus trichocarpa isolate Nisqually-1 chromosome 12, P.trichocarpa_v4.1, whole genome shotgun sequence:
CAAGCTATAGGACCAATAAAGATTTTACATCAATATTGATTGTTATCTTCACGAGGATCTTCAGCCTCTTTGAATCTCCTCGAAGATATTAGATTAAACAAATTTGTAAGACTCTTCTTAGCTCTTTTCTTCCTATGGACCCTTCTCTGAGCATCTACCCCACTAAATGAATCATCTAAAACAAGACCTCTCTCCAACCTTTTGTACACATTCACAATCTCATAGGAATCCCACAGTGATTGCTTAAAATCCCAATTTCCTCTCTCAACCCTCTTGGCTGATGACTTGTTCATTGCTTCCAGCTTAAACCGAGAAGGCttgctttgaaaattttgtCGATATTTATCATATTCACA
This window contains:
- the LOC7484416 gene encoding uncharacterized protein LOC7484416 → MKNRSEHEDDDKHELEIFKGVAQSWHAHSGSSRSTSCEYDKYRQNFQSKPSRFKLEAMNKSSAKRVERGNWDFKQSLWDSYEIVNVYKRLERGLVLDDSFSGVDAQRRVHRKKRAKKSLTNLFNLISSRRFKEAEDPREDNNQY